A single window of Watersipora subatra chromosome 9, tzWatSuba1.1, whole genome shotgun sequence DNA harbors:
- the LOC137404636 gene encoding enolase-like — translation MSISKVHARQIFDSRGNPTVEVDLYTDQGMFRAAVPSGASTGIYEAVELRDGGSAYHKKGVSKAVANVNDIIAPALLQKGFNVTQQKEIDEFMIQLDGTDNKGKLGANAILGVSLAVCKAGASNKGKPLYQYIAELAGKSSVILPVPAFNVINGGSHAGNALAMQEFMILPTGASSFSEAMKMGSETYHHLKAVIKKKYGQDACNVGDEGGFAPNILDNFEALNLLMEAIDKAGYNGKIQIGMDVAASEFCKDGKYDLNFKDKSTDPSTYLESDKLADVYRDMVSKYPIVSIEDAFDQDDWSAWSAFTGSVSIQVVGDDLTVTNPKRVQQAIDEKSCNCLLLKVNQIGSVTESINACLLAQQNGWGVMVSHRSGETEDTTIADLVVGLCTGQIKTGAPCRSERVAKYNQLLRIEEELGENAKFAGTSFRRPQ, via the exons ATGTCAATTTCCAAAGTACACGCGAGGCAGATCTTTGATAGTCGAGGGAACCCCACTGTGGAGGTGGATCTCTATACGGACCAAG GCATGTTCAGGGCTGCTGTGCCCTCCGGTGCGTCAACTGGTATTTATGAGGCCGTAGAACTTAGAGACGGTGGCTCCGCTTATCACAAGAAAGGCGTGAGCAAGGCTGTTGCTAATGTGAATGACATCATAGCGCCAGCGCTCTTGCAGAAGGGATTCAACGTAACTCAGCAAAAGGAAATTGATGAGTTCATGATACAGCTTGATGGCACGGATAATAAGG GCAAGTTGGGGGCAAATGCTATCTTAGGAGTGTCTCTGGCGGTGTGCAAAGCAGGAGCTTCTAACAAG GGCAAACCACTCTACCAGTACATCGCTGAGCTTGCAGGAAAATCAAGCGTCATACTCCCTGTTCCCGCTTTCAATGTTATTAATGGAGGCAGCCATGCTGGTAATGCTCTAGCCATGCAGGAGTTCATGATTTTACCTACTGGTGCTAGCAGCTTTTCGGAGGCCATGAAGATGGGATCAGAAACGTATCACCACCTGAAAGCTGTGATCAAAAAGAAGTATGGACAAGATG CCTGTAATGTGGGTGATGAGGGCGGTTTCGCTCCCAACATCCTTGACAACTTTGAAGCCCTCAATCTTCTCATGGAGGCCATAGACAAAGCTGGCTACAATGGGAAAATCCAAATTGGAATGGATGTGGCTGCCAGTGAGTTTTGCAAGGATGGCAAATATGACCTCAATTTCAAGGACAAATCCACGGACCCCTCTACCTAT CTGGAGTCGGACAAGTTGGCAGATGTCTACCGTGACATGGTGTCCAAGTACCCCATCGTCTCCATCGAAGATGCCTTTGATCAGGATGATTGGAGCGCCTGGTCTGCATTCACCGGCAGCGTCAGCATTCAGGTGGTTGGCGATGATCTGACCGTTACTAATCCTAAGAGAGTGCAACAG GCTATTGATGAGAAATCCTGCAACTGCCTCTTGCTCAAGGTCAACCAGATTGGCTCCGTTACCGAATCCATCAACGCTTGCCTTCTTGCCCAGCAAAATGGGTGGGGTGTGATGGTATCTCATAGGTCAGGGGAGACAGAGGACACAACAATAGCTGATCTTGTAGTTGGTCTCTGCACAGGCCAG atCAAAACTGGTGCACCTTGCCGATCGGAAAGGGTTGCCAAATACAACCAACTTTTGAGAATTGAAGAGGAGCTGGGAGAGAATGCAAAGTTTGCTGGCACTTCATTCCGACGCCCTCAATAA